One region of Tachysurus vachellii isolate PV-2020 chromosome 11, HZAU_Pvac_v1, whole genome shotgun sequence genomic DNA includes:
- the frmd3 gene encoding FERM domain-containing protein 3 isoform X1: protein MKMLRLRSPSVSSLSREIHCTVRLLDDSEISCSIQRDTKGQFLLDHVCNHYSLLEKDYFGIRYVDPEKQRHWLDPSKPVVRQMKCQQPYTMCFRVKFYPQEPIKIKEELTRYLLYLQLKRDLYHGRLLCPLADAAYLGACIVQAELGDYDVDEHPVDYISDFKMFPKQSLKLERKIQEIHQNELRGQCPALAELNLLQRAHTLDTYGVDPHPCKDFTGATAFLGFTARGFVVFQGNKRIHLLKWSHDPVFSPRPDVSRFKFEGKTFYVIGVQREKKLVLTFHTSTPAACKHLWKCGVENQAFYKCAKSSQIKTVSSSNIFFKGTRFRYSGRVAKEVIEASSKIQREPPIFHRCQLGQSRSFISLSHKHLIMNMEPLLPALSSNREYRETSGDSGLLVLQDSVHLSPLKPSMLPEDPDLEETEYEAQETGQKESSISTNGLEGEWSKQEMEEDDEDGSHAISDTVYSPCSSMMPTPVEETQGCVDFLYQSPGRLLKELHASPEMQAELWAERQEELTREVAHQSLCSQSNGTPQIQAVLHSAARLIAVASVLLLFLLVLLLVLLESDLDVSFLQDIRETPEFEQFHYEYYCPLRRWLCYKLELLTEQLWGD from the exons AGAGACACAAAAGGTCAGTTCCTGCTGGATCATGTCTGTAACCACTACAGTCTGCTGGAGAAGGATTACTTTGGCATCAGATATGTGGACCCTGAGAAGCAgagg CACTGGCTGGACCCCAGCAAACCCGTGGTCAGGCAGATGAAAT GTCAGCAGCCATACACCATGTGCTTTCGGGTGAAGTTCTACCCCCAGGAACCCATCAAGATCAAGGAGGAACTGACGAG ATACCTGTTGTACCTGCAACTGAAGAGGGACCTGTACCATGGCCGGCTCCTGTGTCCGCTCGCCGATGCTGCTTATCTTGGAGCTTGTATAGTGCAGG CTGAACTCGGTGACTACGATGTCGACGAGCACCCGGTTGACTACATCAGTGACTTCAAAATGTTTCCCAAACAAAGCCTCAAACTGGAGCGCAAGATCCAAGAAATCCACCAGAACGAGCTGAG GGGTCAGTGTCCAGCCCTGGCTGAGCTGAACCTGCTCCAGCGAGCTCACACACTGGACACGTATGGCGTGGACCCTCATCCCTGCAAG GACTTCACCGGGGCAACGGCATTTCTCGGATTCACTGCCCGAGGCTTTGTTGTTTTCCAAGGAAACAAGAGGATCCACTTGCTAAAATG GTCACATGATCCCGTCTTCTCTCCCAGGCCGGATGTCAGCAGATTTAAGTTTGAAGGGAAAACGTTCTACGTGATTGGAGTACAGAGAGAG aAGAAATTGGTTCTGACGTTCCACACTTCCACACCAGCAGCCTGTAAACACCTATGGAAATGTGGTGTAGAAAATCAGGCATTTTACaa ATGCGCAAAATCGAGTCAGATCAAGACCGTATCCAGCAGCAATATATTTTTCAAAGGGACTAGATTTCGCTACAG CGGTCGTGTTGCTAAAGAGGTGATTGAAGCCAGTTCAAAGATCCAGAGAGAACCCCCTATCTTTCACAG GTGTCAACTGGGTCAGAGCAGAAGCTTTATCTCGCTCAGCCATAAACACCTCATAATGAATATGGAACCTCTGCTTCCGGCACTCAGCTCAAACAGGGAATACAGGGAGACCTCAGGCGACagcg GTCTCCTGGTTTTGCAAGACTCGGTTCACTTGTCCCCATTAAAGCCATCCATGCTGCCGGAAGACCCTGACCTGGAGGAGACGGAGTACGAAGCTCAAGAGACAGGACAGAAGGAATCGTCCATTTCTACCAATGGACTGGAGGGAGAGTGGAGCAAgcaggagatggaggaggatgatgaagacGGGTCTCATGCCATCTCAGATACAGTGTACAGCCCATGTTCAAGCATGATGCCCACACCGGTGGAGGAAACACAGGGTTGTGTGGACTTCCTGTACCAAAGCCCTGGGCGCTTGCTGAAGGAGCTCCATGCCAGTCCAGAAATGCAGGCAGAGCTTTGGGCTGAGCGGCAGGAAGAACTGACCCGAGAGGTTGCCCATCAGTCACTGTGTAGCCAATCAAATGGCACGCCACAGATCCAAGCGGTCCTCCACAGTGCTGCCCGGCTCATAGCCGTGGCTTCAGTCCTGCTCCTTTTCCTATTGGTCCTCTTGCTGGTTCTGCTGGAATCCGACCTGGACGTTTCATTCCTACAGGACATCCGAGAGACGCCCGAGTTTGAGCAGTTCCACTATGAGTACTACTGCCCGCTGCGCCGCTGGCTCTGCTACAAACTCGAGCTCCTGACAGAGCAACTGTGGGGAGACTAA
- the frmd3 gene encoding FERM domain-containing protein 3 isoform X2: MKMLRLRSPSVSSLSREIHCTVRLLDDSEISCSIQRDTKGQFLLDHVCNHYSLLEKDYFGIRYVDPEKQRHWLDPSKPVVRQMKCQQPYTMCFRVKFYPQEPIKIKEELTRYLLYLQLKRDLYHGRLLCPLADAAYLGACIVQAELGDYDVDEHPVDYISDFKMFPKQSLKLERKIQEIHQNELRGQCPALAELNLLQRAHTLDTYGVDPHPCKDFTGATAFLGFTARGFVVFQGNKRIHLLKWSHDPVFSPRPDVSRFKFEGKTFYVIGVQREKLVLTFHTSTPAACKHLWKCGVENQAFYKCAKSSQIKTVSSSNIFFKGTRFRYSGRVAKEVIEASSKIQREPPIFHRCQLGQSRSFISLSHKHLIMNMEPLLPALSSNREYRETSGDSGLLVLQDSVHLSPLKPSMLPEDPDLEETEYEAQETGQKESSISTNGLEGEWSKQEMEEDDEDGSHAISDTVYSPCSSMMPTPVEETQGCVDFLYQSPGRLLKELHASPEMQAELWAERQEELTREVAHQSLCSQSNGTPQIQAVLHSAARLIAVASVLLLFLLVLLLVLLESDLDVSFLQDIRETPEFEQFHYEYYCPLRRWLCYKLELLTEQLWGD, from the exons AGAGACACAAAAGGTCAGTTCCTGCTGGATCATGTCTGTAACCACTACAGTCTGCTGGAGAAGGATTACTTTGGCATCAGATATGTGGACCCTGAGAAGCAgagg CACTGGCTGGACCCCAGCAAACCCGTGGTCAGGCAGATGAAAT GTCAGCAGCCATACACCATGTGCTTTCGGGTGAAGTTCTACCCCCAGGAACCCATCAAGATCAAGGAGGAACTGACGAG ATACCTGTTGTACCTGCAACTGAAGAGGGACCTGTACCATGGCCGGCTCCTGTGTCCGCTCGCCGATGCTGCTTATCTTGGAGCTTGTATAGTGCAGG CTGAACTCGGTGACTACGATGTCGACGAGCACCCGGTTGACTACATCAGTGACTTCAAAATGTTTCCCAAACAAAGCCTCAAACTGGAGCGCAAGATCCAAGAAATCCACCAGAACGAGCTGAG GGGTCAGTGTCCAGCCCTGGCTGAGCTGAACCTGCTCCAGCGAGCTCACACACTGGACACGTATGGCGTGGACCCTCATCCCTGCAAG GACTTCACCGGGGCAACGGCATTTCTCGGATTCACTGCCCGAGGCTTTGTTGTTTTCCAAGGAAACAAGAGGATCCACTTGCTAAAATG GTCACATGATCCCGTCTTCTCTCCCAGGCCGGATGTCAGCAGATTTAAGTTTGAAGGGAAAACGTTCTACGTGATTGGAGTACAGAGAGAG AAATTGGTTCTGACGTTCCACACTTCCACACCAGCAGCCTGTAAACACCTATGGAAATGTGGTGTAGAAAATCAGGCATTTTACaa ATGCGCAAAATCGAGTCAGATCAAGACCGTATCCAGCAGCAATATATTTTTCAAAGGGACTAGATTTCGCTACAG CGGTCGTGTTGCTAAAGAGGTGATTGAAGCCAGTTCAAAGATCCAGAGAGAACCCCCTATCTTTCACAG GTGTCAACTGGGTCAGAGCAGAAGCTTTATCTCGCTCAGCCATAAACACCTCATAATGAATATGGAACCTCTGCTTCCGGCACTCAGCTCAAACAGGGAATACAGGGAGACCTCAGGCGACagcg GTCTCCTGGTTTTGCAAGACTCGGTTCACTTGTCCCCATTAAAGCCATCCATGCTGCCGGAAGACCCTGACCTGGAGGAGACGGAGTACGAAGCTCAAGAGACAGGACAGAAGGAATCGTCCATTTCTACCAATGGACTGGAGGGAGAGTGGAGCAAgcaggagatggaggaggatgatgaagacGGGTCTCATGCCATCTCAGATACAGTGTACAGCCCATGTTCAAGCATGATGCCCACACCGGTGGAGGAAACACAGGGTTGTGTGGACTTCCTGTACCAAAGCCCTGGGCGCTTGCTGAAGGAGCTCCATGCCAGTCCAGAAATGCAGGCAGAGCTTTGGGCTGAGCGGCAGGAAGAACTGACCCGAGAGGTTGCCCATCAGTCACTGTGTAGCCAATCAAATGGCACGCCACAGATCCAAGCGGTCCTCCACAGTGCTGCCCGGCTCATAGCCGTGGCTTCAGTCCTGCTCCTTTTCCTATTGGTCCTCTTGCTGGTTCTGCTGGAATCCGACCTGGACGTTTCATTCCTACAGGACATCCGAGAGACGCCCGAGTTTGAGCAGTTCCACTATGAGTACTACTGCCCGCTGCGCCGCTGGCTCTGCTACAAACTCGAGCTCCTGACAGAGCAACTGTGGGGAGACTAA
- the frmd3 gene encoding FERM domain-containing protein 3 isoform X4, producing the protein MKMLRLRSPSVSSLSREIHCTVRLLDDSEISCSIQRDTKGQFLLDHVCNHYSLLEKDYFGIRYVDPEKQRHWLDPSKPVVRQMKCQQPYTMCFRVKFYPQEPIKIKEELTRYLLYLQLKRDLYHGRLLCPLADAAYLGACIVQAELGDYDVDEHPVDYISDFKMFPKQSLKLERKIQEIHQNELRGQCPALAELNLLQRAHTLDTYGVDPHPCKDFTGATAFLGFTARGFVVFQGNKRIHLLKWPDVSRFKFEGKTFYVIGVQREKLVLTFHTSTPAACKHLWKCGVENQAFYKCAKSSQIKTVSSSNIFFKGTRFRYSGRVAKEVIEASSKIQREPPIFHRCQLGQSRSFISLSHKHLIMNMEPLLPALSSNREYRETSGDSGLLVLQDSVHLSPLKPSMLPEDPDLEETEYEAQETGQKESSISTNGLEGEWSKQEMEEDDEDGSHAISDTVYSPCSSMMPTPVEETQGCVDFLYQSPGRLLKELHASPEMQAELWAERQEELTREVAHQSLCSQSNGTPQIQAVLHSAARLIAVASVLLLFLLVLLLVLLESDLDVSFLQDIRETPEFEQFHYEYYCPLRRWLCYKLELLTEQLWGD; encoded by the exons AGAGACACAAAAGGTCAGTTCCTGCTGGATCATGTCTGTAACCACTACAGTCTGCTGGAGAAGGATTACTTTGGCATCAGATATGTGGACCCTGAGAAGCAgagg CACTGGCTGGACCCCAGCAAACCCGTGGTCAGGCAGATGAAAT GTCAGCAGCCATACACCATGTGCTTTCGGGTGAAGTTCTACCCCCAGGAACCCATCAAGATCAAGGAGGAACTGACGAG ATACCTGTTGTACCTGCAACTGAAGAGGGACCTGTACCATGGCCGGCTCCTGTGTCCGCTCGCCGATGCTGCTTATCTTGGAGCTTGTATAGTGCAGG CTGAACTCGGTGACTACGATGTCGACGAGCACCCGGTTGACTACATCAGTGACTTCAAAATGTTTCCCAAACAAAGCCTCAAACTGGAGCGCAAGATCCAAGAAATCCACCAGAACGAGCTGAG GGGTCAGTGTCCAGCCCTGGCTGAGCTGAACCTGCTCCAGCGAGCTCACACACTGGACACGTATGGCGTGGACCCTCATCCCTGCAAG GACTTCACCGGGGCAACGGCATTTCTCGGATTCACTGCCCGAGGCTTTGTTGTTTTCCAAGGAAACAAGAGGATCCACTTGCTAAAATG GCCGGATGTCAGCAGATTTAAGTTTGAAGGGAAAACGTTCTACGTGATTGGAGTACAGAGAGAG AAATTGGTTCTGACGTTCCACACTTCCACACCAGCAGCCTGTAAACACCTATGGAAATGTGGTGTAGAAAATCAGGCATTTTACaa ATGCGCAAAATCGAGTCAGATCAAGACCGTATCCAGCAGCAATATATTTTTCAAAGGGACTAGATTTCGCTACAG CGGTCGTGTTGCTAAAGAGGTGATTGAAGCCAGTTCAAAGATCCAGAGAGAACCCCCTATCTTTCACAG GTGTCAACTGGGTCAGAGCAGAAGCTTTATCTCGCTCAGCCATAAACACCTCATAATGAATATGGAACCTCTGCTTCCGGCACTCAGCTCAAACAGGGAATACAGGGAGACCTCAGGCGACagcg GTCTCCTGGTTTTGCAAGACTCGGTTCACTTGTCCCCATTAAAGCCATCCATGCTGCCGGAAGACCCTGACCTGGAGGAGACGGAGTACGAAGCTCAAGAGACAGGACAGAAGGAATCGTCCATTTCTACCAATGGACTGGAGGGAGAGTGGAGCAAgcaggagatggaggaggatgatgaagacGGGTCTCATGCCATCTCAGATACAGTGTACAGCCCATGTTCAAGCATGATGCCCACACCGGTGGAGGAAACACAGGGTTGTGTGGACTTCCTGTACCAAAGCCCTGGGCGCTTGCTGAAGGAGCTCCATGCCAGTCCAGAAATGCAGGCAGAGCTTTGGGCTGAGCGGCAGGAAGAACTGACCCGAGAGGTTGCCCATCAGTCACTGTGTAGCCAATCAAATGGCACGCCACAGATCCAAGCGGTCCTCCACAGTGCTGCCCGGCTCATAGCCGTGGCTTCAGTCCTGCTCCTTTTCCTATTGGTCCTCTTGCTGGTTCTGCTGGAATCCGACCTGGACGTTTCATTCCTACAGGACATCCGAGAGACGCCCGAGTTTGAGCAGTTCCACTATGAGTACTACTGCCCGCTGCGCCGCTGGCTCTGCTACAAACTCGAGCTCCTGACAGAGCAACTGTGGGGAGACTAA
- the frmd3 gene encoding FERM domain-containing protein 3 isoform X3 produces the protein MKMLRLRSPSVSSLSREIHCTVRLLDDSEISCSIQRDTKGQFLLDHVCNHYSLLEKDYFGIRYVDPEKQRHWLDPSKPVVRQMKCQQPYTMCFRVKFYPQEPIKIKEELTRYLLYLQLKRDLYHGRLLCPLADAAYLGACIVQAELGDYDVDEHPVDYISDFKMFPKQSLKLERKIQEIHQNELRGQCPALAELNLLQRAHTLDTYGVDPHPCKDFTGATAFLGFTARGFVVFQGNKRIHLLKWPDVSRFKFEGKTFYVIGVQREKKLVLTFHTSTPAACKHLWKCGVENQAFYKCAKSSQIKTVSSSNIFFKGTRFRYSGRVAKEVIEASSKIQREPPIFHRCQLGQSRSFISLSHKHLIMNMEPLLPALSSNREYRETSGDSGLLVLQDSVHLSPLKPSMLPEDPDLEETEYEAQETGQKESSISTNGLEGEWSKQEMEEDDEDGSHAISDTVYSPCSSMMPTPVEETQGCVDFLYQSPGRLLKELHASPEMQAELWAERQEELTREVAHQSLCSQSNGTPQIQAVLHSAARLIAVASVLLLFLLVLLLVLLESDLDVSFLQDIRETPEFEQFHYEYYCPLRRWLCYKLELLTEQLWGD, from the exons AGAGACACAAAAGGTCAGTTCCTGCTGGATCATGTCTGTAACCACTACAGTCTGCTGGAGAAGGATTACTTTGGCATCAGATATGTGGACCCTGAGAAGCAgagg CACTGGCTGGACCCCAGCAAACCCGTGGTCAGGCAGATGAAAT GTCAGCAGCCATACACCATGTGCTTTCGGGTGAAGTTCTACCCCCAGGAACCCATCAAGATCAAGGAGGAACTGACGAG ATACCTGTTGTACCTGCAACTGAAGAGGGACCTGTACCATGGCCGGCTCCTGTGTCCGCTCGCCGATGCTGCTTATCTTGGAGCTTGTATAGTGCAGG CTGAACTCGGTGACTACGATGTCGACGAGCACCCGGTTGACTACATCAGTGACTTCAAAATGTTTCCCAAACAAAGCCTCAAACTGGAGCGCAAGATCCAAGAAATCCACCAGAACGAGCTGAG GGGTCAGTGTCCAGCCCTGGCTGAGCTGAACCTGCTCCAGCGAGCTCACACACTGGACACGTATGGCGTGGACCCTCATCCCTGCAAG GACTTCACCGGGGCAACGGCATTTCTCGGATTCACTGCCCGAGGCTTTGTTGTTTTCCAAGGAAACAAGAGGATCCACTTGCTAAAATG GCCGGATGTCAGCAGATTTAAGTTTGAAGGGAAAACGTTCTACGTGATTGGAGTACAGAGAGAG aAGAAATTGGTTCTGACGTTCCACACTTCCACACCAGCAGCCTGTAAACACCTATGGAAATGTGGTGTAGAAAATCAGGCATTTTACaa ATGCGCAAAATCGAGTCAGATCAAGACCGTATCCAGCAGCAATATATTTTTCAAAGGGACTAGATTTCGCTACAG CGGTCGTGTTGCTAAAGAGGTGATTGAAGCCAGTTCAAAGATCCAGAGAGAACCCCCTATCTTTCACAG GTGTCAACTGGGTCAGAGCAGAAGCTTTATCTCGCTCAGCCATAAACACCTCATAATGAATATGGAACCTCTGCTTCCGGCACTCAGCTCAAACAGGGAATACAGGGAGACCTCAGGCGACagcg GTCTCCTGGTTTTGCAAGACTCGGTTCACTTGTCCCCATTAAAGCCATCCATGCTGCCGGAAGACCCTGACCTGGAGGAGACGGAGTACGAAGCTCAAGAGACAGGACAGAAGGAATCGTCCATTTCTACCAATGGACTGGAGGGAGAGTGGAGCAAgcaggagatggaggaggatgatgaagacGGGTCTCATGCCATCTCAGATACAGTGTACAGCCCATGTTCAAGCATGATGCCCACACCGGTGGAGGAAACACAGGGTTGTGTGGACTTCCTGTACCAAAGCCCTGGGCGCTTGCTGAAGGAGCTCCATGCCAGTCCAGAAATGCAGGCAGAGCTTTGGGCTGAGCGGCAGGAAGAACTGACCCGAGAGGTTGCCCATCAGTCACTGTGTAGCCAATCAAATGGCACGCCACAGATCCAAGCGGTCCTCCACAGTGCTGCCCGGCTCATAGCCGTGGCTTCAGTCCTGCTCCTTTTCCTATTGGTCCTCTTGCTGGTTCTGCTGGAATCCGACCTGGACGTTTCATTCCTACAGGACATCCGAGAGACGCCCGAGTTTGAGCAGTTCCACTATGAGTACTACTGCCCGCTGCGCCGCTGGCTCTGCTACAAACTCGAGCTCCTGACAGAGCAACTGTGGGGAGACTAA